The sequence tgtgtgtgtgtgtgtgtgtgtgtgtgtgtgtgtgtgtgtgtgtgtgttgaaatcAAGCAATAAACTAGCTGCAAAATTCTAACTTAAATCTTGTAGTCACAGAACCAAGCAGACagaatgacacacaaacacacagccaGCCTgccagtcagacagacaacaagtcGAGCAACTACCACATGTAACACTACACATGCACCTCATAATCCTCATCTAGACCAAAATACAGAGCTACACGTCCCGTCCACTGCCACGAGTACGGCAATACGTTCATAACAAGAACAgcctacaacaaacaaagagcaTAGACACACCAACATGTTCGGTCGCAGTCTCGTACACACTCACGGTGAGTAGAAGTTGTGAATACAATTCATGCCAGCATGAGAAACGGTTTTTGTCCAGTTGGTAGGGTTGAGCCTTTTCGAACGTCTTCTGGTCGTAGACGGACTTCACCTCTTTGGGCACATCACGAGAGTCGCTAATCAATCGAATCTACAAGACAAGTGTCCTAGAGTCTACACTAAAAATATAGATTGCGTCGCTGTGAGAAGGAACCGAGACCTGACGACGTGTGAGATATAAATTCCAGACGTGAACGACCCAGGAAAACGCCAACGTGGCAGCTACAATACCGTTTAAGTTAGGCTCCATTTTAtgtgtttgcgcatgcgcataataGTCATGCAGGCATGGGCACACACAATGCAGTGGCCAAAGTATCAGTAGTACAAAATTGTACTTATGAAATGCAACAAGATACCAGGCACGACGCCTGTCCCGTATGCAAAAGTTATGAATGTAACTCGAAAGTGAAAGTCAAGTGTCCCCTTGAAACTCCTCTGCACCTGATGCAACTCGAAGGACATTGCAAATATGTAAGACGTCGTGATTGTTTAAGTGAAAGTGCGTGGGCAGATAGAAACCGACCTCGCCCAGATGCTCGGACTGTGGCAGATTGGGAGGAATTTCTCCCCTCTGGAAGGCTGGCTGCAGATGAAGTGGAATGAAGAAATCTCGAGTTTCGATCCCTTTCGTTGCCATTGCACAGCGAATATCATGACGTCGTTTACGGTCTTTGACCTCGACGCCAAACACCCAGGGTGCATCAGGACCATAGCTAGACTTTGGCATTAGAGTGATGCCTGGAATGTCGGACAAGTAGTTTCGATACCAAGTGGCCAATTGGGTTCGATGGGCTAGCAGTTTGGGTATATCTCTCACTGCTGGTGTAATCAGAGCTGCAGCCAATCCGCCCATTTTGTAATTGCCCGACTGATCAaaatgcacgaaatggtagtTAGGGACGAACCCGTGGTTGGCAAGGCTATCGACTTGATATTGTAAAGAAATTCCATTCCATTCTCTGTGCTTTGACAAGACGAATCCACCGTCTCCAGACGTGATGAGTTTGTTCGCATACAAACTAGCAGCTGCAAAGTCACCGATTGTTCCAGTGATCACTTCATTGTACCACGTTCCAATACACTCAGAGATGTCTTCAATAAGGATAAGATTTCGTTCGTTGCAGACTCGTCTTGCTCCTTCTAGATCGGCGGGCACACCATAAGTGTGAGTGACAAGCACAGCCTTAGTCTTGGAAGTAATGACACTTTCAATTTGTTGAACCGTTGGATTGTAGTCCCTGCCGACATCGATGAAAACAGATTCACCGCCTACCGTTGAGACTGCATTTGGAACAGCCACCATGGTCAATGATGGTACAAGAACCTCGTCTCCTGTTTTGATTCCAGCCAATCGAAGGCAAAGAACCAAAGCAGAGTAGCCACTGTTGCATGCCTTCACAGTAGAAACGTTGAAATATTTCATTAACTCATCTTCAAATTCTTTTATAGGTCGAGTGGCTGAAGAGATCAATCCTTCGTCAAGTGCCTTGCAAACAGATTGTTTTGCTGCCGGACTAATGTAAGGAATGGCAACCGGAAATTTCCACCCACAGGACGGCTTTGGAGGCTCCGGAAGAGGCAGTTGGACTCTTTGTGACATTTGTCGTAGCCGTTCCTGTAAATGATCAGGTAGATCAACATAAGCGCTCATCCTATTACTTGTCACACCGTCTCGTTTTGACTAACTTTGGGATTTCCCCCTCATTTGCATGCCCGGATATTTGTACCTCCACATGTGTCCAGACGTGTACATCTAACACCTGAAACACCAAACTTAATAGCAACTCAAATAACATTACTCAACCAACGCCAACTTATAGACATTCtagatacagacagaaacaacagactaTTGAAAAATTCATCAGAGTAGCAAATGTCTTCCTTACCTTCCCGCCTTCTACCCAAATGCAAGTTAAATGTCAGAACATCAATGAGAGCGTGGGAAAAGAGCAGAGAACACTCTACACTCGTCGAACTGCTAGACAACCTACACACTCACGACGGCTGCGCCTGCTTTACGTCAGCGGACGACATCGTTTCTCAACTGCAAACAAGAAACGAACGTTCTCCACCGGACATGAATTCCCATTCGTCATGGGTGGTGTTCATTCAAGATGCCGACTCAGCAACTCGCCTTGTCACCACCCCACTGGAATGTTGCCGAGGTGTCTTCATCTCCGCAGCAACCATACAACAAACTGTCGTAGACAAATTGTCAGCTCGCGTTCCCTGTTGTCGGTGCCACAGGCCCGTGCTCGCAGTCAAACAGAcattttgtttctctgttgagAATTTGATTTCTGGCACGGAGAGAAAGCTCATCTCTGTTGGACGACCGTCGATTCTGTTCTCTAAGATTTCTGTGCCGATTGATTGGCAGAAGTACAGGATCCAGTCAGAGAGATGCGAAGACGAGACGTCACTTGATGATGTCGTGGTGATCCCCAGGCAACCGGAGCTACAATTTCGACGTTTGCTGAGTGATAGTGTTCTGTTTCTCGATCTTGACACTAGAACCGAGATCAGCGATATGTTACTCATGTGCATCGCTCATCACACGCCTTTGATTGTCAACAAGACGGTCAGCGCCGTCGAGTATCTAGGAGAGAAATACCCACTCTTCGTCGACGATCATGATAAAAAACAAGTTGACAGTGTAGCTCTGCTGGATGTTGACCTGCTAGCAAAAGCATCAGACTACATAGCAAACGTGGCACACAAGAGCCGAGAGAGATTTCTAAGGGACATACAGAAGAGTGCCATCTATAGATCTCTACCTATACCACTCTCTCAAAAAAGACAACAAAGGCAACTAAAATATTGGAAAGAGTACGACTTGACAATTTTGATCTGTACCTACACAAGAACGCAAAATCTTCCTGATATACTCAACAGATTATGTCAGCAAGACTTCAAAGGAAGGTAGTCTAGAGTCACTAGTGTTAGGACACTTGCTTGGTACATGGTCGTTGATCTCTTGCAGTTTTGAGGTCGTCATCTGGAACAACAACGAGAGGACGCACGAGTTTGTTGAACGCGTCTATGGTGAGTATGCAGGCCAACTCGACCTCAAACTACAACTCAGTAGCGAAAACTACTATTGCATGCCGCGTCTATCCGCAGCCAGCCTCATGCAGAGCGACATCCTGATCACCTGTGACGACGACGTCCTACCAGAGCGGACGTACGTATCGCAATTCGTGGAGAAACACAAAGAATATGGCGGAGAGACGGTCCTCTGCTGCAGTGGACACTCTTTCGTCCCGCACAGACTCGACGACGAAAACCCCGATCGTTTCTGGAGCAAACAAGAGCGCACACTCAAGACCTTCCACAATACAACGAGTCCAGACTCAGAGGTACCGCATGACCAAAAACATCAACTCGAACTGCATATGCGCGACTGACTGCATGGGCGTATCCTGTAGGTTCATTATTTTCACGGTCAAAGCAGTTTGATTCCTAAGCATCTTCTCTTGCTAGTGACTGCCCACCAACTGCCCGATCCCGGGTTTGCTCTGGTCGACGACTACTGGATGTCATTCGTTCTCTCGCACCGCCTACGAGTTCCTATCTGGAAGATCCGTGCCGAGTCTATGATCTCGTTCTCGGAGTCCGCATTCGATCCTCAGCAGGCTATGTGCTACGATCCGATCGTTAGAGAGCAACGCATCAACTTCTACGTCTATCATATGCGACAAGGATGGCCGTTTGAGAGCAAGATGATAGCGAGATGGAGTGACAAAGAGGTGACGGACAAATTGGCCCCTGGGATATCGTCGTCTGCAGGATACGTAGTAATAGATCACTATTCTCGTTAGTTGTTTAGTACGCACGTCAGATAATTTTTTATAGTTGTATGCATATTAGACTAATGAATTGCGTATTTACACGGTAATTTGCAGATATTTCCATAAATTCCCACATGGCACGCGGCCGGCATTTTGGAGGAGTTTCCAAGGTGTTAGCGGGAATCACCTCTGTAATTGCATAAACAGTCTGACGTAGCCGTCACAGGATATCGCGTTTCGTAATTGGTCCATTTTCCTCGCATGCCACTCGATGTCTCTCGATTTCCCACGAATACCAGAATTCTCACGGAAAAAGCTAAAGGTTAAGTGTCCTACACAGTGGGAACATCACCGCGGCGGCTGGAAGTACGCCGTAAAACTGATCGCGCAACATCTTCACGACGACGAGGGCACCCTGTGCATCAGCTCCGTCGAAGACTACGTCTTGGATGAGGAAACTATCAGTGAGGCATGGGTTGGGTTCATACATCAGGTGCCCAGAACAAAGCTCAAGTGGTTCCCTGACTTGGAGAGGCTACTTGATAATGATCACTTCAGAGACAACATGCTTTCAACCTGCAAAGGTCTATTTGTGCTATCGTCCGTCGTAAAGGATTATTTGTTGGCCAACTGGCCTGTTGAGGTCCCCAAAGTGCCCATTGTTAAAGTGTGGTATCCAGCTACTCCCGGATGGAAAGCGTTCGATTGGACAAAGTTTAGTCAGAGCAATCCGAAGAAGGTGCTCTTTATAGGAGAATATCTCAGAAACTTCGATGCATTCAATAGACTTCAACTTCCTGGTGGTTACAAGAAGATTCTCCTCAAAGCTCCTGACGTGGATTTCACCAAGTTGGGAGTAACATTCAACAGTGAAGTCACATTGATAGAGCGCGTTTCTGACGAGGAATATGACACACTGCTGGAAGAAAGTATTGTCTTTCTCAATCTTTTTGACGCACCAGCTAACACTACAGTCATTGAATGCCTAACACGCAACTGTCCTATAGTTGTGAATCGCCTACCGGGTCTAGAGGAGTATCTGCAGCCtcaatatccattgttttACAACACCCTGGATCAAGCTGCAGAGATGATCACAAGTAATGATATCCTGATAAAGGCTAGAACATTTATGCAGCATGATCATCCCACTAAGAAGCTGCTCAGTCGTTCGGCCTTCCTCTATCAGCTTCAAAATTGCAGCATCTATCGATCACTACCTATCCCACCATCTCAACATGCACTACCTCTTCAGAAGACATTCACCGTCACAATTGTGATATGTTCCTATAATCGAGTTCATAACATGCAAAGGCTCTTCCAAAAGCTGATTGAGCAAGAACTAGAGACTTCTCAAACATTCGAGGTTATTCTGTGGAACAACAACTTTGACAAGCGACAGGAGCTAAGGAAAATAACTAAGCCATTTCGTGATCATCTTAATATGAAAATCATTGACAGTACTGAAAACTTCTACTGCATCATCCGTCTGGCAGTCGTCCATCTAATGCGCAGTGATATAATGCTCATTTGTGATGATGATGTCATCCCACAGAAATCGTTTGTTCAACGATTCCTACACAAGTATGAACAGTATGGACGGGATTCAGTCCTCTGCTGCAGAGGACACACATTCCAGAACCACCAGCTGAATGAAGAAAACCCAGAAGAGTGCTGGCAAGACTATGAACATCTTCAATTTCATACAGAAAAGCAAGAGGATCAACAGGtgtgtaaatcaataaatttaaacTTGGTCAATCCCTtcaatgtttaattaaatttgtttcaCTCCAGATTCACTTCTTGCACGCAGACTCATGTCTTATCCCACGTCATGTACTGCTAGAGGCAATGAAGTATGACTTGCCTTACAGAGAAATTATCCTCGTTGATGATTATTGGCTGTCTTTCGTCTTCTCTCACCTTCTGCGTCTCAAAATCTGGAAAATCCGATCAGACGACATCGTACAACAGACCTCGGACGCCGACGACGAAAGTGTGGCTCTCTACCACAACCCAGACGTCAGAGAACAACGCATTCGATTCTACATCTACCACATGCGTCAAGGATGGCCCAACAACGTTCCTCTCTAGCATCAAAATGACGGAATCGATTTTGTAGCTTTATACGTAGTCTGCACGCGTAGAAGCTAAAATATCATGCGacatatttattttaaatacATTCATAGGAGataaaacaataataaatcTGTGGCACTCACCGTGCACTGCATATGTTCTAACGGCTGGTAAATCCCCGGATAATGGTTTGGTGGTTGGCATGGCACAGACTTATTTCGTTTCTCCAGTTTCTTTGGGACTCGATGAATAACTGGCATGGCTTATCAGGACGGAGACTGCTAGTACTGAGCTCGGGTCGGTCTGGTTCTACCTTGATGAGACAATACTTGAACTGTCATCCGGGAATTCGACTGTATGGGGAGCTGCTGGAAGAAGAAGATTCCAAGAGTATCTCCAGAGATGCAGACGACCTTATTACGTATGTGACCGCCAGTTTGGCGTCTCTGCGAGGCTTGTTTCGCTTTTGGCCTTTCGTTTCCTACACTGGCTTTAAAGTGTTTAATGAACAACTGGTTAGAACGGGCATTGATATTTCTCACCTCATCAGGCGTCTCAACAATCCCAGGGTGATTGTTTTATATCGAAGGGACTTGCTCGAGACTTACGTCTCACTGGAAATTGCTTTCAGGAGTGGCTGCTGGTACACAGGAACGAAGTCAAACGCCATAGCAGTCGATGTCGAATGGGACGAGCTCGTTCAGTTTGTTGACACAGAGAGGCAGCGATGGAAATCCAGTTTGAATGGCTTGCGAGACTACAAGGACGTTGTGTTTGTCACATTTGAGGAGTTGACTAAACATCGAGACGAAACTATGAATAAAATATTTCAGTTTCTTGATCTTTCGGAGGTTCCCGTGGCTGCCGAATCGATACGTCAGAATCCGCTGCCGCTTGGGGAGAAAATACGCAACTTTGACTACAttcacaaacaaatgcataaaAAAGGAGATAAC is a genomic window of Corticium candelabrum chromosome 11, ooCorCand1.1, whole genome shotgun sequence containing:
- the LOC134186639 gene encoding GDP-perosamine synthase-like; amino-acid sequence: MSAYVDLPDHLQERLRQMSQRVQLPLPEPPKPSCGWKFPVAIPYISPAAKQSVCKALDEGLISSATRPIKEFEDELMKYFNVSTVKACNSGYSALVLCLRLAGIKTGDEVLVPSLTMVAVPNAVSTVGGESVFIDVGRDYNPTVQQIESVITSKTKAVLVTHTYGVPADLEGARRVCNERNLILIEDISECIGTWYNEVITGTIGDFAAASLYANKLITSGDGGFVLSKHREWNGISLQYQVDSLANHGFVPNYHFVHFDQSGNYKMGGLAAALITPAVRDIPKLLAHRTQLATWYRNYLSDIPGITLMPKSSYGPDAPWVFGVEVKDRKRRHDIRCAMATKGIETRDFFIPLHLQPAFQRGEIPPNLPQSEHLGEVGFYLPTHFHLNNHDVLHICNVLRVASGAEEFQGDT
- the LOC134186637 gene encoding uncharacterized protein LOC134186637 — translated: MSLDFPRIPEFSRKKLKVKCPTQWEHHRGGWKYAVKLIAQHLHDDEGTLCISSVEDYVLDEETISEAWVGFIHQVPRTKLKWFPDLERLLDNDHFRDNMLSTCKGLFVLSSVVKDYLLANWPVEVPKVPIVKVWYPATPGWKAFDWTKFSQSNPKKVLFIGEYLRNFDAFNRLQLPGGYKKILLKAPDVDFTKLGVTFNSEVTLIERVSDEEYDTLLEESIVFLNLFDAPANTTVIECLTRNCPIVVNRLPGLEEYLQPQYPLFYNTLDQAAEMITSNDILIKARTFMQHDHPTKKLLSRSAFLYQLQNCSIYRSLPIPPSQHALPLQKTFTVTIVICSYNRVHNMQRLFQKLIEQELETSQTFEVILWNNNFDKRQELRKITKPFRDHLNMKIIDSTENFYCIIRLAVVHLMRSDIMLICDDDVIPQKSFVQRFLHKYEQYGRDSVLCCRGHTFQNHQLNEENPEECWQDYEHLQFHTEKQEDQQIHFLHADSCLIPRHVLLEAMKYDLPYREIILVDDYWLSFVFSHLLRLKIWKIRSDDIVQQTSDADDESVALYHNPDVREQRIRFYIYHMRQGWPNNVPL
- the LOC134186642 gene encoding uncharacterized protein LOC134186642 translates to MVWWLAWHRLISFLQFLWDSMNNWHGLSGRRLLVLSSGRSGSTLMRQYLNCHPGIRLYGELLEEEDSKSISRDADDLITYVTASLASLRGLFRFWPFVSYTGFKVFNEQLVRTGIDISHLIRRLNNPRVIVLYRRDLLETYVSLEIAFRSGCWYTGTKSNAIAVDVEWDELVQFVDTERQRWKSSLNGLRDYKDVVFVTFEELTKHRDETMNKIFQFLDLSEVPVAAESIRQNPLPLGEKIRNFDYIHKQMHKKGDNFQLHLSIQ
- the LOC134186635 gene encoding uncharacterized protein LOC134186635 isoform X1 codes for the protein MSSLPSRLLPKCKLNVRTSMRAWEKSREHSTLVELLDNLHTHDGCACFTSADDIVSQLQTRNERSPPDMNSHSSWVVFIQDADSATRLVTTPLECCRGVFISAATIQQTVVDKLSARVPCCRCHRPVLAVKQTFCFSVENLISGTERKLISVGRPSILFSKISVPIDWQKYRIQSERCEDETSLDDVVVIPRQPELQFRRLLSDSVLFLDLDTRTEISDMLLMCIAHHTPLIVNKTVSAVEYLGEKYPLFVDDHDKKQVDSVALLDVDLLAKASDYIANVAHKSRERFLRDIQKSAIYRSLPIPLSQKRQQRQLKYWKEYDLTILICTYTRTQNLPDILNRLCQQDFKGSFEVVIWNNNERTHEFVERVYGEYAGQLDLKLQLSSENYYCMPRLSAASLMQSDILITCDDDVLPERTYVSQFVEKHKEYGGETVLCCSGHSFVPHRLDDENPDRFWSKQERTLKTFHNTTSPDSEVHYFHGQSSLIPKHLLLLVTAHQLPDPGFALVDDYWMSFVLSHRLRVPIWKIRAESMISFSESAFDPQQAMCYDPIVREQRINFYVYHMRQGWPFESKMIARWSDKEVTDKLAPGISSSAGYVVIDHYSR
- the LOC134186635 gene encoding uncharacterized protein LOC134186635 isoform X2, encoding MSSLPSRLLPKCKLNVRTSMRAWEKSREHSTLVELLDNLHTHDGCACFTSADDIVSQLQTRNERSPPDMNSHSSWVVFIQDADSATRLVTTPLECCRGVFISAATIQQTVVDKLSARVPCCRCHRPVLAVKQTFCFSVENLISGTERKLISVGRPSILFSKISVPIDWQKYRIQSERCEDETSLDDVVVIPRQPELQFRRLLSDSVLFLDLDTRTEISDMLLMCIAHHTPLIVNKTVSAVEYLGEKYPLFVDDHDKKQVDSVALLDVDLLAKASDYIANVAHKSRERFLRDIQKSAIYRSLPIPLSQKRQQRQLKYWKEYDLTILICTYTRTQNLPDILNRLCQQDFKGSFEVVIWNNNERTHEFVERVYGEYAGQLDLKLQLSSENYYCMPRLSAASLMQSDILITCDDDVLPERTYVSQFVEKHKEYGGETVLCCSGHSFVPHRLDDENPDRFWSKQERTLKTFHNTTSPDSEVPHDQKHQLELHMRD